The following are from one region of the Oncorhynchus nerka isolate Pitt River linkage group LG8, Oner_Uvic_2.0, whole genome shotgun sequence genome:
- the LOC115133462 gene encoding GRB10-interacting GYF protein 1-like isoform X3: MTAETLNFGPEWLRALSSGGSVTSPPPSPAMPKYKLAEYRYGREEMLALYIKENKAPEDMQDKEFAAILQDEPMQPLALEPLTEEEQRNFSMSVNSVAVMRLMGKGGGVAPAGMARGRGTTRGGGRGRGRGESGGFYQRSIEEGEVGFGRGAREIYRSQSWDDRGERRFEKPARAREGVRVGLEEVTGVPVPGVPRKDYTRSDSENWRTLREEQEEEEGADPGGSWRLAAARRLDDGGPRSAGWREHDGPVEGRRRKFEFDFGGGRRRAGSEGLDDDRDGLPEWCTDEEDGEMGTFDASGAFLPLSKDEEFDFQGIEEEEESLSGMERIMNGGQRVDVKESASDGEVKNRTSSPSSSAPPALGLNPPMPQLSLTVAELEASQMADSHPLPALLPTPAPLAVPVPAKASKMPSEVVPEGSPAEDSTTQQSPSTSSSLHSPPPSASSSSAATHLPLPPGGDTEDDEGMKHLQQEAEKMVASLQDTSLEEECFTQTLQESRNTASALPLSHDAAMKWFYKDPQAEIQGPFTTLEMYEWFQAGYFSMSLLVKRGCDEGFQPLGDVIKMWGRVPFAPGPSPPPLLVRPPPPRPQPLPPRGPAGNMDQDRLKKQQQQDLAAAALYQQLQQQQQLFQLINRCGEQGMMPSVNRSMSVPDTGSMWDMHTSASQQSGGEASLWDLTMNSSTQGPTLEQLQKLQQERREAELRTKREEEEQRKRREEKRRQQEEQKRREEEEIFRRKQCRQQQELIMKLLQQAPQQGSASGVGSGWGTGGLNKPGAKGLSLLDMQEAERLLKQQQRAQQQQRERHQGMSMGQWGDGGAVPGGLWGGGGGMEGKAGGGGAMGLWEEAVKNQSRGGSMQGLKNSRSSPSLSEQYMLSRRKQRTDEEDKLLKLLQGIKTPQDGFTTWCEQMLHALNTQANNTSSPLDVSTIVAYLKEVESPYEVLDFICSYLGDTMEAKEFAKQFLERRAKQKQNQKRQQEQLSKEVAGLTMNNFPLQDSMRGVNPSALQSMFQAAHMAKGGMYDAQGGMKKKKQPVMLQSDPSILGYSFHNAGERLSLNEMEMVEDY, encoded by the exons ATGACTGCTGAGACACTTAACTTCGGCCCAGAATG gCTCCGTGCACTATCCAGTGGGGGGAGTGTGACGTCCCCCCCTCCTTCCCCCGCCATGCCAAAGTACAAGCTGGCCGAGTATCGCTACGGCCGAGAGGAGATGTTAGCACTTTATATCAAAGAGAAcaag GCCCCAGAGGACATGCAGGATAAGGAGTTTGCTGCTATTCTGCAAGATGAGCCCATGCAGCCGCTGGCACTGGAGCCTCTCACTGAGGAGGAGcag AGGAACTTCTCCATGTCTGTGAACAGCGTGGCTGTGATGAGGCTCATGGGTAAAGGAGGTGGAGTCGCCCCTGCGGGCATGGCCCGAGGCAGAGGCACCACACGTGGAGGAGGCCGAG GGCGAGGccgaggagagagtggaggattcTACCAAAGAAGTattgaggagggagaggtgggctTCGGCCGCGGAGCCAGAGAGATCTATCGCAGCCAGAGCTGGGATGACAG GGGCGAGAGGCGTTTTGAGAAGCCTGCGCGTGCCAGGGAGGGGGTACGTGTTGGATTAGAGGAGGTGACGGGTGTACCTGTGCCGGGGGTGCCGAGGAAGGACTACACACGGTCTGACAGTGAGAACTGGCGTACCctcagagaggagcaggaggaagaggaaggggccgACCCAGGAGGCAGCTGGAGACTGGCCGCAGCACGTAGATTAGATG ACGGAGGCCCAAGGTCTGCAGGCTGGCGGGAGCACGACGGTCCGGTTGAGGGGCGTCGCAGGAAGTTTGAGTTTGACTTTGGCGGAGGTCGCAGGCGGGCCGGGAGCGAAGGGTTAGATGACGACAGAGACGGACTGCCTGAGTGGTGCACTGATGAAGAGGACGGAGAAATGGGCACCTTCGACGCATCCGGCGCTTTCCTTCCCCTATCCAAG GATGAGGAGTTTGACttccaggggatagaggaggaggaagagagcctGTCTGGCATGGAGAGGATCATgaatggaggacagagag ttGACGTCAAGGAATCAGCCAGTGACGGGGAGGTGAAGAACAGAACcagttccccctcctcctctgccccTCCAGCCCTGGGCCTCAACCCCCCCATGCCCCAGCTCTCCCTCACAGTGGCTGAGCTGGAGGCCTCTCAGATGGCCGACAGCCACCCTCTTCCTGCTCTGCTCCCTACTCCTGCTCCTCTCGCTGTTCCTGTCCCTGCCAAGGCCAGCAAGATGCCAAGTGAAG tagttccTGAAGGATCACCAGCAGAGGACTCCACCACCCAGCAGAGCCCCAGCACCTCCTCCAGTCTCCATTCCCCCCCtccctccgcctcctcctcctctgctgctACCCACCTCCCCCTGCCACCAGGGGGTGACACCGAGGATGACGAGGGCATGAAGCACCTGCAACAG GAGGCAGAGAAGATGGTGGCGTCCCTGCAGGACACATCTCTAGAGGAGGAGTGTTTTACCCAGACGCTGCAGGAGAGCAGAAACACAGCCTCTGCACTGCCCCTCTCCCACGACGCTGCCATGAAGTGGTTCTACAAGGACCCCCAGGCAGAGATccagg GTCCGTTCACCACCCTGGAGATGTACGAGTGGTTCCAGGCGGGCTACTTCTCCATGTCTCTGCTGGTGAAGAGGGGCTGCGACGAGGGCTTCCAGCCGCTGGGCGACGTCATCAAGATGTGGGGGCGCGTGCCTTTCGCCCCCGggccctccccacctcccctgcTGGTGAGACCTCCACCACCGCGCCCGCAGCCGCTGCCACCCCGGGGTCCTGCT GGTAACATGGATCAGGACCGTCTGAAGAAGCAGCAGCAACAGGACTTGGCAGCAGCTGCTCTCTATCAGCagctccagcagcagcagcagctattCCAGCTCATCAACAG GTGTGGAGAACAGGGTATGATGCCTTCAGTGAACAGGTCGATGTCAGTGCCAGATACAGGGTCCATGTGGGACATGCATACCTCAGCTTCACAGCAATCAG GCGGTGAAGCCAGTTTATGGGACTTAACAATGAATTCTTCAACTCAGGGTCCAACACTCGAACAGCTTCAGAAG CtccagcaggagaggagggaggctgaaCTCAGGACGAAGCGCGAAGAGGAGGAGCAGcgcaagaggagagaggagaaaaggaggcagcaggaggagcagaagaggagggaggaggaggagattttCAGACGCAAACAG tgTCGCCAGCAACAGGAGCTGATCATGAAGCTGCTCCAGCAGGCCCCTCAGCAGGGCTCAGCCTCCGGGGTGGGGTCTGGCTGGGGCACTGGGGGCCTCAACAAGCCAGGGGCCAAGGGCCTCAGTCTGCTGGACATGCAGGAAGCCGAGAGGCTTCTCAAACAGCAGCAGAGAGCCCAGCAGCAACAGAGGGAACGC catcAAGGCATGTCCATGGGTCAGTGGGGGGACGGAGGTGCTGTCCCAGGAGGCCTGTGGGGAGgcggaggggggatggagggtaAGGCTGGAGGCGGAGGGGCCATGGGTCTGTGGGAGGAGGCGGTGAAGAACCAGTCCAGAGGTGGCAGCATGCAGGGTCTGAAGAACAGCCGCAGCAGCCCCTCACTCAG tGAGCAGTATATGTTAAGTCGTAGGAAGCAGCGTACGGATGAGGAGGACAAGCTGCTGAAGCTGCTGCAGGGCATCAAGACGCCTCAGGACGGGTTCACCACCTGGTGTGAACAGATGCTGCATGCCCTCAACACCCAAGCCAACAACACCTCCTCCCCACTGGACG tgTCCACCATCGTGGCATACCTGAAGGAGGTAGAATCTCCCTACGAGGTGTTAGACTTTATCTGCTCCTACCTGGGAGACACCATGGAAGCCAAAGAGTTCGCCAAGCAGTTCCTGGAGCGCCGTGCCAAACAGAAACAGAACCAGAAGAGGCAGCAGGAGCAG CTATCAAAGGAAGTAGCAGGGCTGACCATGAACAACTTCCCTCTGCAG GACTCCATGCGGGGCGTGAACCCCAGCGCACTGCAGTCTATGTTCCAGGCGGCCCACATGGCTAAGGGAGGGATGTACGATGCCCAGGGGGGCATGAAGAAGAAGAAACAGCCCGTGATGCTGCAGTCTGACCCCAGCATCCTAG gcTACTCGTTCCACAACGCGGGTGAGCGTCTGAGCCTAAATGagatggagatggtggaggatTACTGA
- the LOC115133462 gene encoding GRB10-interacting GYF protein 1-like isoform X2, giving the protein MTAETLNFGPEWLRALSSGGSVTSPPPSPAMPKYKLAEYRYGREEMLALYIKENKAPEDMQDKEFAAILQDEPMQPLALEPLTEEEQRNFSMSVNSVAVMRLMGKGGGVAPAGMARGRGTTRGGGRGRGRGESGGFYQRSIEEGEVGFGRGAREIYRSQSWDDRGERRFEKPARAREGVRVGLEEVTGVPVPGVPRKDYTRSDSENWRTLREEQEEEEGADPGGSWRLAAARRLDGSAHPHYSGDVHTAQQSDVTLSFPSSLTLSDGGPRSAGWREHDGPVEGRRRKFEFDFGGGRRRAGSEGLDDDRDGLPEWCTDEEDGEMGTFDASGAFLPLSKDEEFDFQGIEEEEESLSGMERIMNGGQRVDVKESASDGEVKNRTSSPSSSAPPALGLNPPMPQLSLTVAELEASQMADSHPLPALLPTPAPLAVPVPAKASKMPSEVVPEGSPAEDSTTQQSPSTSSSLHSPPPSASSSSAATHLPLPPGGDTEDDEGMKHLQQEAEKMVASLQDTSLEEECFTQTLQESRNTASALPLSHDAAMKWFYKDPQAEIQGPFTTLEMYEWFQAGYFSMSLLVKRGCDEGFQPLGDVIKMWGRVPFAPGPSPPPLLGNMDQDRLKKQQQQDLAAAALYQQLQQQQQLFQLINRCGEQGMMPSVNRSMSVPDTGSMWDMHTSASQQSGGEASLWDLTMNSSTQGPTLEQLQKLQQERREAELRTKREEEEQRKRREEKRRQQEEQKRREEEEIFRRKQCRQQQELIMKLLQQAPQQGSASGVGSGWGTGGLNKPGAKGLSLLDMQEAERLLKQQQRAQQQQRERHQGMSMGQWGDGGAVPGGLWGGGGGMEGKAGGGGAMGLWEEAVKNQSRGGSMQGLKNSRSSPSLSEQYMLSRRKQRTDEEDKLLKLLQGIKTPQDGFTTWCEQMLHALNTQANNTSSPLDVSTIVAYLKEVESPYEVLDFICSYLGDTMEAKEFAKQFLERRAKQKQNQKRQQEQLSKEVAGLTMNNFPLQDSMRGVNPSALQSMFQAAHMAKGGMYDAQGGMKKKKQPVMLQSDPSILGYSFHNAGERLSLNEMEMVEDY; this is encoded by the exons ATGACTGCTGAGACACTTAACTTCGGCCCAGAATG gCTCCGTGCACTATCCAGTGGGGGGAGTGTGACGTCCCCCCCTCCTTCCCCCGCCATGCCAAAGTACAAGCTGGCCGAGTATCGCTACGGCCGAGAGGAGATGTTAGCACTTTATATCAAAGAGAAcaag GCCCCAGAGGACATGCAGGATAAGGAGTTTGCTGCTATTCTGCAAGATGAGCCCATGCAGCCGCTGGCACTGGAGCCTCTCACTGAGGAGGAGcag AGGAACTTCTCCATGTCTGTGAACAGCGTGGCTGTGATGAGGCTCATGGGTAAAGGAGGTGGAGTCGCCCCTGCGGGCATGGCCCGAGGCAGAGGCACCACACGTGGAGGAGGCCGAG GGCGAGGccgaggagagagtggaggattcTACCAAAGAAGTattgaggagggagaggtgggctTCGGCCGCGGAGCCAGAGAGATCTATCGCAGCCAGAGCTGGGATGACAG GGGCGAGAGGCGTTTTGAGAAGCCTGCGCGTGCCAGGGAGGGGGTACGTGTTGGATTAGAGGAGGTGACGGGTGTACCTGTGCCGGGGGTGCCGAGGAAGGACTACACACGGTCTGACAGTGAGAACTGGCGTACCctcagagaggagcaggaggaagaggaaggggccgACCCAGGAGGCAGCTGGAGACTGGCCGCAGCACGTAGATTAGATGGTAGCGCACACCCACACTATTCTGGAGACGtacacacagcacagcagagtgatGTCACCTTATCTTTCCCTTCATCTCTAACTCTTTCAGACGGAGGCCCAAGGTCTGCAGGCTGGCGGGAGCACGACGGTCCGGTTGAGGGGCGTCGCAGGAAGTTTGAGTTTGACTTTGGCGGAGGTCGCAGGCGGGCCGGGAGCGAAGGGTTAGATGACGACAGAGACGGACTGCCTGAGTGGTGCACTGATGAAGAGGACGGAGAAATGGGCACCTTCGACGCATCCGGCGCTTTCCTTCCCCTATCCAAG GATGAGGAGTTTGACttccaggggatagaggaggaggaagagagcctGTCTGGCATGGAGAGGATCATgaatggaggacagagag ttGACGTCAAGGAATCAGCCAGTGACGGGGAGGTGAAGAACAGAACcagttccccctcctcctctgccccTCCAGCCCTGGGCCTCAACCCCCCCATGCCCCAGCTCTCCCTCACAGTGGCTGAGCTGGAGGCCTCTCAGATGGCCGACAGCCACCCTCTTCCTGCTCTGCTCCCTACTCCTGCTCCTCTCGCTGTTCCTGTCCCTGCCAAGGCCAGCAAGATGCCAAGTGAAG tagttccTGAAGGATCACCAGCAGAGGACTCCACCACCCAGCAGAGCCCCAGCACCTCCTCCAGTCTCCATTCCCCCCCtccctccgcctcctcctcctctgctgctACCCACCTCCCCCTGCCACCAGGGGGTGACACCGAGGATGACGAGGGCATGAAGCACCTGCAACAG GAGGCAGAGAAGATGGTGGCGTCCCTGCAGGACACATCTCTAGAGGAGGAGTGTTTTACCCAGACGCTGCAGGAGAGCAGAAACACAGCCTCTGCACTGCCCCTCTCCCACGACGCTGCCATGAAGTGGTTCTACAAGGACCCCCAGGCAGAGATccagg GTCCGTTCACCACCCTGGAGATGTACGAGTGGTTCCAGGCGGGCTACTTCTCCATGTCTCTGCTGGTGAAGAGGGGCTGCGACGAGGGCTTCCAGCCGCTGGGCGACGTCATCAAGATGTGGGGGCGCGTGCCTTTCGCCCCCGggccctccccacctcccctgcTG GGTAACATGGATCAGGACCGTCTGAAGAAGCAGCAGCAACAGGACTTGGCAGCAGCTGCTCTCTATCAGCagctccagcagcagcagcagctattCCAGCTCATCAACAG GTGTGGAGAACAGGGTATGATGCCTTCAGTGAACAGGTCGATGTCAGTGCCAGATACAGGGTCCATGTGGGACATGCATACCTCAGCTTCACAGCAATCAG GCGGTGAAGCCAGTTTATGGGACTTAACAATGAATTCTTCAACTCAGGGTCCAACACTCGAACAGCTTCAGAAG CtccagcaggagaggagggaggctgaaCTCAGGACGAAGCGCGAAGAGGAGGAGCAGcgcaagaggagagaggagaaaaggaggcagcaggaggagcagaagaggagggaggaggaggagattttCAGACGCAAACAG tgTCGCCAGCAACAGGAGCTGATCATGAAGCTGCTCCAGCAGGCCCCTCAGCAGGGCTCAGCCTCCGGGGTGGGGTCTGGCTGGGGCACTGGGGGCCTCAACAAGCCAGGGGCCAAGGGCCTCAGTCTGCTGGACATGCAGGAAGCCGAGAGGCTTCTCAAACAGCAGCAGAGAGCCCAGCAGCAACAGAGGGAACGC catcAAGGCATGTCCATGGGTCAGTGGGGGGACGGAGGTGCTGTCCCAGGAGGCCTGTGGGGAGgcggaggggggatggagggtaAGGCTGGAGGCGGAGGGGCCATGGGTCTGTGGGAGGAGGCGGTGAAGAACCAGTCCAGAGGTGGCAGCATGCAGGGTCTGAAGAACAGCCGCAGCAGCCCCTCACTCAG tGAGCAGTATATGTTAAGTCGTAGGAAGCAGCGTACGGATGAGGAGGACAAGCTGCTGAAGCTGCTGCAGGGCATCAAGACGCCTCAGGACGGGTTCACCACCTGGTGTGAACAGATGCTGCATGCCCTCAACACCCAAGCCAACAACACCTCCTCCCCACTGGACG tgTCCACCATCGTGGCATACCTGAAGGAGGTAGAATCTCCCTACGAGGTGTTAGACTTTATCTGCTCCTACCTGGGAGACACCATGGAAGCCAAAGAGTTCGCCAAGCAGTTCCTGGAGCGCCGTGCCAAACAGAAACAGAACCAGAAGAGGCAGCAGGAGCAG CTATCAAAGGAAGTAGCAGGGCTGACCATGAACAACTTCCCTCTGCAG GACTCCATGCGGGGCGTGAACCCCAGCGCACTGCAGTCTATGTTCCAGGCGGCCCACATGGCTAAGGGAGGGATGTACGATGCCCAGGGGGGCATGAAGAAGAAGAAACAGCCCGTGATGCTGCAGTCTGACCCCAGCATCCTAG gcTACTCGTTCCACAACGCGGGTGAGCGTCTGAGCCTAAATGagatggagatggtggaggatTACTGA
- the LOC115133462 gene encoding GRB10-interacting GYF protein 1-like isoform X1 produces MTAETLNFGPEWLRALSSGGSVTSPPPSPAMPKYKLAEYRYGREEMLALYIKENKAPEDMQDKEFAAILQDEPMQPLALEPLTEEEQRNFSMSVNSVAVMRLMGKGGGVAPAGMARGRGTTRGGGRGRGRGESGGFYQRSIEEGEVGFGRGAREIYRSQSWDDRGERRFEKPARAREGVRVGLEEVTGVPVPGVPRKDYTRSDSENWRTLREEQEEEEGADPGGSWRLAAARRLDGSAHPHYSGDVHTAQQSDVTLSFPSSLTLSDGGPRSAGWREHDGPVEGRRRKFEFDFGGGRRRAGSEGLDDDRDGLPEWCTDEEDGEMGTFDASGAFLPLSKDEEFDFQGIEEEEESLSGMERIMNGGQRVDVKESASDGEVKNRTSSPSSSAPPALGLNPPMPQLSLTVAELEASQMADSHPLPALLPTPAPLAVPVPAKASKMPSEVVPEGSPAEDSTTQQSPSTSSSLHSPPPSASSSSAATHLPLPPGGDTEDDEGMKHLQQEAEKMVASLQDTSLEEECFTQTLQESRNTASALPLSHDAAMKWFYKDPQAEIQGPFTTLEMYEWFQAGYFSMSLLVKRGCDEGFQPLGDVIKMWGRVPFAPGPSPPPLLVRPPPPRPQPLPPRGPAGNMDQDRLKKQQQQDLAAAALYQQLQQQQQLFQLINRCGEQGMMPSVNRSMSVPDTGSMWDMHTSASQQSGGEASLWDLTMNSSTQGPTLEQLQKLQQERREAELRTKREEEEQRKRREEKRRQQEEQKRREEEEIFRRKQCRQQQELIMKLLQQAPQQGSASGVGSGWGTGGLNKPGAKGLSLLDMQEAERLLKQQQRAQQQQRERHQGMSMGQWGDGGAVPGGLWGGGGGMEGKAGGGGAMGLWEEAVKNQSRGGSMQGLKNSRSSPSLSEQYMLSRRKQRTDEEDKLLKLLQGIKTPQDGFTTWCEQMLHALNTQANNTSSPLDVSTIVAYLKEVESPYEVLDFICSYLGDTMEAKEFAKQFLERRAKQKQNQKRQQEQLSKEVAGLTMNNFPLQDSMRGVNPSALQSMFQAAHMAKGGMYDAQGGMKKKKQPVMLQSDPSILGYSFHNAGERLSLNEMEMVEDY; encoded by the exons ATGACTGCTGAGACACTTAACTTCGGCCCAGAATG gCTCCGTGCACTATCCAGTGGGGGGAGTGTGACGTCCCCCCCTCCTTCCCCCGCCATGCCAAAGTACAAGCTGGCCGAGTATCGCTACGGCCGAGAGGAGATGTTAGCACTTTATATCAAAGAGAAcaag GCCCCAGAGGACATGCAGGATAAGGAGTTTGCTGCTATTCTGCAAGATGAGCCCATGCAGCCGCTGGCACTGGAGCCTCTCACTGAGGAGGAGcag AGGAACTTCTCCATGTCTGTGAACAGCGTGGCTGTGATGAGGCTCATGGGTAAAGGAGGTGGAGTCGCCCCTGCGGGCATGGCCCGAGGCAGAGGCACCACACGTGGAGGAGGCCGAG GGCGAGGccgaggagagagtggaggattcTACCAAAGAAGTattgaggagggagaggtgggctTCGGCCGCGGAGCCAGAGAGATCTATCGCAGCCAGAGCTGGGATGACAG GGGCGAGAGGCGTTTTGAGAAGCCTGCGCGTGCCAGGGAGGGGGTACGTGTTGGATTAGAGGAGGTGACGGGTGTACCTGTGCCGGGGGTGCCGAGGAAGGACTACACACGGTCTGACAGTGAGAACTGGCGTACCctcagagaggagcaggaggaagaggaaggggccgACCCAGGAGGCAGCTGGAGACTGGCCGCAGCACGTAGATTAGATGGTAGCGCACACCCACACTATTCTGGAGACGtacacacagcacagcagagtgatGTCACCTTATCTTTCCCTTCATCTCTAACTCTTTCAGACGGAGGCCCAAGGTCTGCAGGCTGGCGGGAGCACGACGGTCCGGTTGAGGGGCGTCGCAGGAAGTTTGAGTTTGACTTTGGCGGAGGTCGCAGGCGGGCCGGGAGCGAAGGGTTAGATGACGACAGAGACGGACTGCCTGAGTGGTGCACTGATGAAGAGGACGGAGAAATGGGCACCTTCGACGCATCCGGCGCTTTCCTTCCCCTATCCAAG GATGAGGAGTTTGACttccaggggatagaggaggaggaagagagcctGTCTGGCATGGAGAGGATCATgaatggaggacagagag ttGACGTCAAGGAATCAGCCAGTGACGGGGAGGTGAAGAACAGAACcagttccccctcctcctctgccccTCCAGCCCTGGGCCTCAACCCCCCCATGCCCCAGCTCTCCCTCACAGTGGCTGAGCTGGAGGCCTCTCAGATGGCCGACAGCCACCCTCTTCCTGCTCTGCTCCCTACTCCTGCTCCTCTCGCTGTTCCTGTCCCTGCCAAGGCCAGCAAGATGCCAAGTGAAG tagttccTGAAGGATCACCAGCAGAGGACTCCACCACCCAGCAGAGCCCCAGCACCTCCTCCAGTCTCCATTCCCCCCCtccctccgcctcctcctcctctgctgctACCCACCTCCCCCTGCCACCAGGGGGTGACACCGAGGATGACGAGGGCATGAAGCACCTGCAACAG GAGGCAGAGAAGATGGTGGCGTCCCTGCAGGACACATCTCTAGAGGAGGAGTGTTTTACCCAGACGCTGCAGGAGAGCAGAAACACAGCCTCTGCACTGCCCCTCTCCCACGACGCTGCCATGAAGTGGTTCTACAAGGACCCCCAGGCAGAGATccagg GTCCGTTCACCACCCTGGAGATGTACGAGTGGTTCCAGGCGGGCTACTTCTCCATGTCTCTGCTGGTGAAGAGGGGCTGCGACGAGGGCTTCCAGCCGCTGGGCGACGTCATCAAGATGTGGGGGCGCGTGCCTTTCGCCCCCGggccctccccacctcccctgcTGGTGAGACCTCCACCACCGCGCCCGCAGCCGCTGCCACCCCGGGGTCCTGCT GGTAACATGGATCAGGACCGTCTGAAGAAGCAGCAGCAACAGGACTTGGCAGCAGCTGCTCTCTATCAGCagctccagcagcagcagcagctattCCAGCTCATCAACAG GTGTGGAGAACAGGGTATGATGCCTTCAGTGAACAGGTCGATGTCAGTGCCAGATACAGGGTCCATGTGGGACATGCATACCTCAGCTTCACAGCAATCAG GCGGTGAAGCCAGTTTATGGGACTTAACAATGAATTCTTCAACTCAGGGTCCAACACTCGAACAGCTTCAGAAG CtccagcaggagaggagggaggctgaaCTCAGGACGAAGCGCGAAGAGGAGGAGCAGcgcaagaggagagaggagaaaaggaggcagcaggaggagcagaagaggagggaggaggaggagattttCAGACGCAAACAG tgTCGCCAGCAACAGGAGCTGATCATGAAGCTGCTCCAGCAGGCCCCTCAGCAGGGCTCAGCCTCCGGGGTGGGGTCTGGCTGGGGCACTGGGGGCCTCAACAAGCCAGGGGCCAAGGGCCTCAGTCTGCTGGACATGCAGGAAGCCGAGAGGCTTCTCAAACAGCAGCAGAGAGCCCAGCAGCAACAGAGGGAACGC catcAAGGCATGTCCATGGGTCAGTGGGGGGACGGAGGTGCTGTCCCAGGAGGCCTGTGGGGAGgcggaggggggatggagggtaAGGCTGGAGGCGGAGGGGCCATGGGTCTGTGGGAGGAGGCGGTGAAGAACCAGTCCAGAGGTGGCAGCATGCAGGGTCTGAAGAACAGCCGCAGCAGCCCCTCACTCAG tGAGCAGTATATGTTAAGTCGTAGGAAGCAGCGTACGGATGAGGAGGACAAGCTGCTGAAGCTGCTGCAGGGCATCAAGACGCCTCAGGACGGGTTCACCACCTGGTGTGAACAGATGCTGCATGCCCTCAACACCCAAGCCAACAACACCTCCTCCCCACTGGACG tgTCCACCATCGTGGCATACCTGAAGGAGGTAGAATCTCCCTACGAGGTGTTAGACTTTATCTGCTCCTACCTGGGAGACACCATGGAAGCCAAAGAGTTCGCCAAGCAGTTCCTGGAGCGCCGTGCCAAACAGAAACAGAACCAGAAGAGGCAGCAGGAGCAG CTATCAAAGGAAGTAGCAGGGCTGACCATGAACAACTTCCCTCTGCAG GACTCCATGCGGGGCGTGAACCCCAGCGCACTGCAGTCTATGTTCCAGGCGGCCCACATGGCTAAGGGAGGGATGTACGATGCCCAGGGGGGCATGAAGAAGAAGAAACAGCCCGTGATGCTGCAGTCTGACCCCAGCATCCTAG gcTACTCGTTCCACAACGCGGGTGAGCGTCTGAGCCTAAATGagatggagatggtggaggatTACTGA